The genomic stretch TTGAGCAGGTCGTCGATGAAGGCCGCCTTCACGATGCCGCGACCGCGAAAACTGCTCAGGGCGTCAGAGGCCAGGGCCTTGAGCCCGGCGTGCTGGCACGCCCACACGCCAAAGGGTAGGCCGAAGCCGTGCTTCTTTTTGGAGATGATTTCGTCGGGCAGGAAGCCACGCAGGGCTTCCTTGAAGAACCAGCGCAGGGTCAGGCGTTTTAGCTTCCATTCCGGCGGCAGGGTGGCGGAAAACGCCAGCAGTTCGTCGCTCAACAGCGGGAAGTCGACGTCAAGGCCGGCAAGCTGGGTGGTGCCGATGACTTTGGGCAGGTCGTTGTCGGCAAGGGTGTATTTCCAGTCGTAAGCCAGCATGCGGTTGATGTGCGACTTGGCATTGGTCGCCTGCCAGACTTCGCGCTGTTCGCGTTGCGGCCGGTCGGTGTCTATCCGGGCAAGAAAGTCGGGTTCGAAGACGTTATCCATGCCGAGTCGCACAAGCATGTTGTACATATGAATGCGGTCTGGCATTGGCACGCGAGCCTGCTCGACATAGCTGACCCCCTTCTTGACGAGCGGAATGCGGTCCATGCCGGGAAGGGCAAGGCCGGGCTCCAGCAGCCCACGGCGGAGCAGGCCCGGAACGCTGTCGTACCATCCGAACACACGTTGTTTGGCGTAGCGGGTGTTACCACCAAAAAGCTCATCACCACCATCGCCAGCGAGAATCTTGTCAATGCCGTCTTCGCGCGCACGGGAGGCGCAGATCCACGCGGGCACTGCTGAGGAATTGCCAAAGGGTTGGTCGTAGTGGGTGGCTACACGGGGGATGCCGTCGAGCAGGTCGTCGGGGGTGACGTAGTATTCGTGGTGCTCGGCGCCGAAGTGTTTGGCCGCGATCCGGGCGTATTCCATTTCGTCGTAGCCGCTGGCGTCAAAGCCAATAGAGTAGCTGTGCGCGGGCGCCCCGAGCGTCTTGCACAGCATGCCGGTCACGGTTGAGCTGTCGGTACCTCCAGACAGGAAGGTGCCGACGTTGTGGCCGGCCGCTTCACGGGTGACGCCGTCCTGGATGATTTGCAGGAATTGCTGTTTGGCTTCGGTGAAGTCCGGTGCATGCTGCTCGTCGAAGGTGGGCTGCCACCAGCAGATGCACTGTGCACTGCCCGCCTCCCACTTGAGCAGGTGGCCGGCTGGCAAGCGCGACACGCCTTCGAAGATGGTTGTGGGGGCCGGAATCATGTGAAAAAATAGGTATTCGAACACGGCCTGCGACGAG from Parazoarcus communis encodes the following:
- a CDS encoding asparagine synthetase B family protein, whose amino-acid sequence is MEFIVLEQFSGILCSAPDALATATLSPHLARLNIPLGTVGCNPKLSVFNESGDVCLALGEPRFSDPALQDVNTLRGPSAAWMQAFCTQGEAALQQVRGRFCVVLIRNDGSDALLATDRFGTWPICYAAQAGALHFSDRADTIPGVTRQVSSQAVFEYLFFHMIPAPTTIFEGVSRLPAGHLLKWEAGSAQCICWWQPTFDEQHAPDFTEAKQQFLQIIQDGVTREAAGHNVGTFLSGGTDSSTVTGMLCKTLGAPAHSYSIGFDASGYDEMEYARIAAKHFGAEHHEYYVTPDDLLDGIPRVATHYDQPFGNSSAVPAWICASRAREDGIDKILAGDGGDELFGGNTRYAKQRVFGWYDSVPGLLRRGLLEPGLALPGMDRIPLVKKGVSYVEQARVPMPDRIHMYNMLVRLGMDNVFEPDFLARIDTDRPQREQREVWQATNAKSHINRMLAYDWKYTLADNDLPKVIGTTQLAGLDVDFPLLSDELLAFSATLPPEWKLKRLTLRWFFKEALRGFLPDEIISKKKHGFGLPFGVWACQHAGLKALASDALSSFRGRGIVKAAFIDDLLNIHLPAHPGYYGEMVWILMMMEFWMREHETNR